The nucleotide sequence TGTTGCAAACGGTTACGCGGCGATAGGAGATAACCAGGCTGCGATCGAGATTCTTAATCAGGCCCTGCAACGCACAGAGGCAATGGCCACGGATAACCTGGATTATCTGGCAGACATTTTCCACGCCATTGCAACAGCCTATGCCAATGCTGGAGCTGAATCGCAGGCACTTCAGGTCGCCAAACGCATTCAAGTCCCTGAAGTTAAAGCCAGAACCCTTGCCTCGATTGCCCGCAATTCTGCCCAGTCAGCCTCCTCTACTCAAGTAACCCAGATACTTGCTCAAGCGCTAAACCTGGTACGAACGCTTCCAGAAGCCCGCCGATCGGGTGTACTGTCTCAAATTACTCTGGCTTATAGCCAGGCCAGGCAGTGGGATGCTGCCCTTGAGATGGTGGATAAGATTTCGTCAGCAGAAATCAAAGTCCAGACTCTGGCAAAACTGGCATCGGTCAGCCACCGCGCAAATCGGCCTGAGGCGGCAGCGAGACTTCTCGGTGCCCTTTCAGCGTTTGTCCAAACTATCGAACCCTTCTATGAGGGGGACACCCTTCTGCGCAGGATACTCGCCGAATATCTGGAAAATCAGGAGTATGAGTTAGCCTTCCAGTTCAGTCAGACACTGGATGCAACCTTACGCCAGGATTTCCAGTTAAAGCTGATTGAGGCAGCGAGTGCCAAAAGAGAATTTGATCTTGCACGGAGAGTGGCCGCGGTCATTTCACCGGGATGGAAAAACCAGACCCGTTCGTTAGCCTGGCGATTGATAGCGACAGGTTATGCCGGGGCTGGACAATTCGATCAGGCTATCCAGTTTCTCCCACTAATTGAAGACACATCCGAGTATCCCAATCGGGTTTTAGCACAGGTGGCGATCGCACAATTCTACAGAAAAAATAATCAACCTGAACGCGCCATAGAACAGCTTAATCAAGCCTTACAGACATTACAAACCTTAAATTTTTCCGCAGCTAGCTTAGAAGCATTTAGCCTGATCGCAGTTCAGTTTGCCCAACTTGGGCAACCCCATCGTGCCCTTGAGGTACAAACCCAGGCACTGCAACTGGCAAAGGCTCCCCATCAGAACGCGCCTTCCATACTCTATGGGGTTGAACAATGGCTGACTCAGTATCTGAAGGCAGAGGAATACGCCTTAGCGTTGCAACTGGTAGAGACGCTGGAGGATGAAGCTGAACACGATCGCCAACTCCAGTCTATTCTGCAACAGATGCTTGAGGTCGGAGAGTGGCAGGTCGTGAGACAAATGGCTGAGAAAATTCGCGATCCTCGTCAAAAAATTGCGGTTTGGGTCAAGCTCTCAGATTTCTACCTGGGAATGGGACAGATGGAGCAGGCGACTGAGATTTTAGGGCAGGCTCTGGCAACTGCCCAGAGGCTGGCAGGTCCAGACGAGATCAGTTTTGCAGATGCCGCTCGACTGGATCCTTCTCTACCTATACGGGATGAGTTCGATCGCGGTAGCCTGATTACATCCATAGCCATTCGCTATGCCGAACTGGGGCAGAATGATAGGGCACGCCAGGCTGCTCAGACCCTGCGATCGCCCAGTGATCGACAACAGTTGATGCAACGCCTGACCTGTTACCCATAAAGCACAACGGCTTTAGTTGCCCATCTATATTAGTTGCCCATCCATAGAGTCCGGCTACAGACTAATGCCTCAAGTATGGAGGCTCTACCGACGATGCTCACAATCACCGCTTGCGTCATCGCTTGCAGCCGTTCATCGCCTTCGATAAAATTTTAGTATATTTGTACTATTAAGCTTGAGATCGGGCTACACTGTGAAAATGACGTTTATGAGGATAGTTATGCCTGCCCAGGTTCAATTCTGTGTGGTTGAAACGGATGATGGTTCTCGGATTGGCAAGCTCAGTCTGCCTAATCGCAAGCTGGCTGACTGGATTAATTTTTTGGTGTCTCCCCGGCAACGGGTTCAAATTGTGTTTGCAGAAGAGCGCCGGGGTGGGCTAACGCTCTACTTTCAGGCAGAGGAGCGCCTGTATAGTTACCTGCTGAATCGACTGGATACGCCGACAAAACAGTCCTTTTCCAGTCAGGTGGCAGTTCATGAACCTTTGCAGGCAGCGATCGCCAACTAGCGCCATATGCAACCTGGAAGCCAGGCTCCCCGATGTCTTGTGGACTTCAAGTCAATGGGCTGGCTAACCTCCCCAGACACCGGGGATCGGAAGAATGATAGAGAGTTCATTTTCTCTGGTGACTCAGTTCTGGCTTAAAACCATCCGAAGCCCCAATGGCCAAAGACACCCAGACTGAGGAAGTTTATTGAAGACTTTCAACGCATAGAGCTATTCAGCAACACCCCTCTCCAGACTGGTATCTGGCGAATCAAACCTTCCCAGGCAAAGCATGAGATTCTTAAAGAAAAGAAGACTTGCTTAACCACTTGCAGGGATTCTTTGTGGAATCTCCGCTAAAAGCAAGTCGGTTTTGGGCAGTATAACCATAGAAAAACTATCCAGGGGATACGCATACCAGAAGGAGATTTCGGGATGTCTATTGAGAGTGCCAATCGATTTCTAGAAGCGGTTGCCGATGATGAGGAATTGCGCAATAAATTTGAGGGGGTTTCCAACCCGGAAGATTTCCTGAGAGTCACCGAACAATTGGGCTATAGCTTTACCACCGATGAGTTGATGGCGATCGCCAGAGAACAGAGCCAGGGAGTCACCATTCGCCGGGGTACCGGTGTCTGGAGGTGGTTACGTACCATTAAATGGGTGTGACCATAAAACCCTGATCTCCTTACCTATCAGGGCGTTTATATTCATTTACAAACTCTTTCCTGGGTTGCTGAGATTGCCAACTCAGGTTAGAGTCTGGTGCAGTGGTTGTCTGAAGGGGAGCGATGCGACGTTATCGATCCATTTTGGCTGGAATCCTGGCTGTTCTTTTGGCTGTGATTGGGGTAGGACCCGGGCAGGCAGAGACGCTGGCTCCTACTGAGAACCTGGTTGTAGAGGGTATTCCTCCAATTCCACTGGCACTGGTTGAGCAGGTTAATCGCTATACAGAGTTTCGAGGGGCGCGGCTGTCAAGCTGGCATCCTACCCGGCGAGAAATGTTAATTTCAACCCGCTTTGGTAATACAGCCCAGGTACATCAGGTCAGGTTTCCCCTGGGTGCCCGCCGGCAGCTCACCTTCTTTCCAGATGCCCCGACGGGCGCAAGTTATTCCCCTGTGGCGGGTAATTTCTTTGTTTTCAGTAAAGATGTTGGCGGAAGTGAGTTTAACCAGAACTATCGGTATGATCTGGCCACAGGAGACATTACTTTACTGACTGATGGCAAATCCAAAAATAGCCAGGGCGTCTGGTCAACAGCAGGCGATCGCATGGTTTATACCTCCACTCGCCGCACTGGGGGAGATAATGATTTCTATCTCATCAACCCACAAAAACCAGATTCTAACCGTCTGCTGGCTCAACTGGAAGGGGGAGGCTGGTATCCCCTGGATTGGTCGCCGGACGATCGCCAGCTTTTAGGGATTGAGTATATTTCTGTGAATGAAAGCTATCTCTGGCTGTTCAACACGGAAACCGGGGAACGAACCCAGCTAACCCCCAAAGGAAAAGAGCCAGTTTTCTACCAGGGTGCCGTCTTTAGCAAAGATGGTAAGGGGATGTTTGTTGTCAGCGATCGCGAATCCGAATTTCAGCATCTTGATTACTTCGACTTTGCCACCAAAACCTACACAAACCTCACTCCTCAAATTAACTGGAATGTAGAAGATTTTGATCTTTCCCGTGATGGTAAGTTACTGGCTTTCGTTACCAACGAAGATGGCATTGCTGTGCTGCATGTGCTGGATACCACAACCCGCAAAGAAGTGCCGCTGCCTCAGCTTCCTGCCGGGCAAATCTTTGGGATTAGTTGGCGACCCAACAGTCAGGAGCTTGGATTTACCCTGGTTTCTGCCCGGTCAACCGCAGATGTATATTCCCTCGACCTGGCAACCAACCAGCTTGATCGGTGGACAGAAAGTGAGACGGGCGGTCTCAATACCGACAATTTCTCAGAACCGGAACTGGTTCGCTGGAAAAGCTTTGACGGTCGAATGATTTCTGGATTTCTCTATCGACCACCCGCCCGGTTTGCCGGTAAACGGCCCGTCATCATTGATATTCATGGAGGACCGGAAAGCCAGTTCCGCCCAGGCTTTCTGGGGCGCAATAACTTCTACCTGAATGAACTGGGTGTGGCACTGCTGTTTCCCAATGTGCGCGGTTCAACTGGTTATGGAAAGACATTTCTCAAACTGGATAATGGCTACCTGCGGGAAGATGCCGTCAAAGATATTGGTGCCCTACTGGACTGGATTGCCACCCAACCGGACCTGGATGCTGATCGGATTCTGGTGACCGGCGGCAGCTATGGGGGCTATATGTCGCTGGCGGTGTCAACGATGTATAGCGATCGCATCCGTGCGGCGATCAACATTGTGGGGATTTCCAACTTCGTCACGTTTCTGGAGCGAACTGAGGACTATCGCCGTGATCTGCGTCGCGTCGAGTATGGGGATGAGCGTGACCCGAAGATGCGTGAATTTCTGCTCAGGATTTCCCCAGTCAACAATGCAGATAAAATTCGCAATCCCCTGTTTGTCATCCACGGCAAAAACGATCCCCGTGTGCCCTTAAATGAAGCCGAACAGATCGTGAAAACTGTGCGCAAAAATAACACGCCTGTCTGGTATTTGATGGCGAAGGATGAGGGGCACGGCTTTGCCAGGAAATCCAATGCGGATTTCCAGTTCTATGCCACTGTGATGTTTATGAAGGAATTCTTGTTAGGCCCGTCGAAACCTCTGTAAGTTGGCCGCAAAGGATGAAAGCAAACCACTAGTGCAGGTTGACAGACATAACCGTACAGTGCCTTGATACTCAACTTTAGAATTAATCGGGATTTTGCCTTCATCCTTCTGCCTGCTGCGCACGGGCATAGCCCTACATCCTTCTGCCTTCTCGCACTAGTACATCAGGTCAAACGACGACTATAAACCGGAAACGGTAGAATGTTAAGCATTGTTTCTCTCTGCCTCTATGTCTGAGCGTGCCACGGGTTCCAATCGTCGAGCAGATAAATCTCGCAATGGTCAGAATGCCAGTCCGCCTGAGCCGTTGAACTGCATTCGGATTCGGGGGGCGCGACAGCACAATCTGAAGAATATTGACCTGGAGTTACCCCGCGATCGCCTGATTGTGTTTACCGGGGTTTCTGGCTCAGGCAAGTCCTCCCTGGCATTTGATACGATCTTTGCCGAGGGACAGCGGCGCTATGTGGAATCGCTCAGTTCCTATGCCCGCCAATTTCTGGGGCAGGTAGATAAGCCTGATGTGGATGCGATTGAAGGGCTGAGTCCGGCCATTTCCATTGACCAGAAATCTACCTCCCACAACCCGCGTTCGACTGTAGGTACCGTAACCGAGATTTATGATTATCTGCGATTGCTGTATGGGCGGGCGGGGGAGCCTCACTGTCCCCACTGCGATCGCTCAATTGCACCCCAGACGATTGACCAGATGATTGACCGGGTGATGGAACTCCCGGAACGTACCCGGTTTCAAATCCTGGCACCTGTTGTACGGGGTAAAAAAGGCACCCATAAAAAGCTGTTATCCAGCCTTGCGGCGGAAGGATTTGTCCGCGT is from Leptothermofonsia sichuanensis E412 and encodes:
- a CDS encoding tetratricopeptide repeat protein produces the protein MHWQNRWHTAGFLGVMVLSVIVVHPVPLAIAETQMLSNSPITGCTEERGQTLERLTRNLIYRSQHYARSVQFDLAARSLERALHPVRSIENPFTKTDLVANIAGSTGERPSTLEQIIDHAISTQQPDLALNLLPEVVKATQTLDGEYGVINSKQAIFIQLAHYYTLLNKPTEAQQLLNQARQLLNSLHGDGFGLIAAPVANGYAAIGDNQAAIEILNQALQRTEAMATDNLDYLADIFHAIATAYANAGAESQALQVAKRIQVPEVKARTLASIARNSAQSASSTQVTQILAQALNLVRTLPEARRSGVLSQITLAYSQARQWDAALEMVDKISSAEIKVQTLAKLASVSHRANRPEAAARLLGALSAFVQTIEPFYEGDTLLRRILAEYLENQEYELAFQFSQTLDATLRQDFQLKLIEAASAKREFDLARRVAAVISPGWKNQTRSLAWRLIATGYAGAGQFDQAIQFLPLIEDTSEYPNRVLAQVAIAQFYRKNNQPERAIEQLNQALQTLQTLNFSAASLEAFSLIAVQFAQLGQPHRALEVQTQALQLAKAPHQNAPSILYGVEQWLTQYLKAEEYALALQLVETLEDEAEHDRQLQSILQQMLEVGEWQVVRQMAEKIRDPRQKIAVWVKLSDFYLGMGQMEQATEILGQALATAQRLAGPDEISFADAARLDPSLPIRDEFDRGSLITSIAIRYAELGQNDRARQAAQTLRSPSDRQQLMQRLTCYP
- a CDS encoding Nif11-like leader peptide family natural product precursor, with the protein product MSIESANRFLEAVADDEELRNKFEGVSNPEDFLRVTEQLGYSFTTDELMAIAREQSQGVTIRRGTGVWRWLRTIKWV
- a CDS encoding S9 family peptidase, with the protein product MRRYRSILAGILAVLLAVIGVGPGQAETLAPTENLVVEGIPPIPLALVEQVNRYTEFRGARLSSWHPTRREMLISTRFGNTAQVHQVRFPLGARRQLTFFPDAPTGASYSPVAGNFFVFSKDVGGSEFNQNYRYDLATGDITLLTDGKSKNSQGVWSTAGDRMVYTSTRRTGGDNDFYLINPQKPDSNRLLAQLEGGGWYPLDWSPDDRQLLGIEYISVNESYLWLFNTETGERTQLTPKGKEPVFYQGAVFSKDGKGMFVVSDRESEFQHLDYFDFATKTYTNLTPQINWNVEDFDLSRDGKLLAFVTNEDGIAVLHVLDTTTRKEVPLPQLPAGQIFGISWRPNSQELGFTLVSARSTADVYSLDLATNQLDRWTESETGGLNTDNFSEPELVRWKSFDGRMISGFLYRPPARFAGKRPVIIDIHGGPESQFRPGFLGRNNFYLNELGVALLFPNVRGSTGYGKTFLKLDNGYLREDAVKDIGALLDWIATQPDLDADRILVTGGSYGGYMSLAVSTMYSDRIRAAINIVGISNFVTFLERTEDYRRDLRRVEYGDERDPKMREFLLRISPVNNADKIRNPLFVIHGKNDPRVPLNEAEQIVKTVRKNNTPVWYLMAKDEGHGFARKSNADFQFYATVMFMKEFLLGPSKPL